The proteins below come from a single Panicum hallii strain FIL2 chromosome 7, PHallii_v3.1, whole genome shotgun sequence genomic window:
- the LOC112899501 gene encoding uncharacterized protein At4g19900-like yields the protein MAAAAANAQQAASSMVVAPPAFPSPTTMPPAARRPLHLLLLSLSLPALLLLLSLVFLLSHTTFSLLICPLLPRPPSRRNATTTSGSGSGDSLGVSMDKTLQAFHASTPPSPSWRNATATSSSGASLGVSTDKTVQAFHGSVAAAPPPPLPAAPASAVKIGRNSKKASAKRNKSLLKLLLRSTPQTRRFAARADELFAAPCAARFFVTWLSPLAQFGRRELLVMESLFRWHRGACLLVASDTMDSAGGRDRLRPFLDCGLRVAVASPDFAYLLNGTPAEAWLGAVQRGGVSPGSVPLGQNLSNLLRLALLYRYGGVYLDADVVVLRPFSGLRNVIGAQAVDEATGDWRRLNNAVMVFDRAHPLLREFIAEFAAAFDGSKWGHNGPYLVSRVAARLRHRGPGLNLTVLPPRAFYPVHWSKIGGLFVAPKDRKDERWVKAKVENIKGESFGIHLWNRESRRLEMEEGSVIGRLISDSCLFCNSSMFVKQE from the coding sequence atggcggcagcggcggccaaCGCGCAGCAAGCCGCGAGCTCCATGGTCGTCGCTCCCCCCGCGTTCCCGAGTCCGACGACGATGCCGCCGGCGGCTCGGAGGCCGCTGCACCtgctcctcctctccctctcgctcCCCGCCCTCCTCCTGCTTCTCtccctcgtcttcctcctctcgcACACCACCTTTAGCCTCCTCATCTGCCCTCTCCTCCCGCGGCCGCCTTCGCGGCGCAATGCAACGACCACCAGTGGTAGCGGTAGTGGCGACAGCCTTGGTGTCTCCATGGACAAGACCTTGCAGGCCTTTCATGCCTCGACACCGCCGTCCCCTTCATGGCGCAATGCGACGGCCACCAGTAGCAGTGGTGCCAGCCTTGGTGTGTCCACAGACAAGACCGTGCAAGCTTTCCATGGCTCGGTGGCtgcggcaccgccgccgccgttgccggcTGCTCCTGCATCTGCTGTTAAGATCGGCCGCAACAGCAAGAAGGCATCCGCGAAGAGAAACAAGAGCCTCCTCAAGCTCCTGCTCAGGAGCACACCGCAGACGCGGCGGTTCGCGGCGCGCGCGGACGAGCTCTTCGCGGCGCCGTGCGCGGCCCGCTTCTTCGTGACGTGGCTCTCCCCGCTCGCGCAGTTCGGCCGCCGCGAGCTCCTCGTCATGGAGAGCCTCTTCAGGTGGCATCGCGGCGCCTGCCTCCTCGTCGCCTCAGACACCATGGACTCCGCGGGCGGCAGGGACAGGCTGAGGCCGTTCCTCGACTGCGGCCTCCGCGTTGCCGTCGCGTCGCCGGACTTCGCCTACCTCCTGAACGGCACGCCCGCCGAGGCGTGGCTCGGCGCGGTGCAGCGCGGCGGCGTCAGCCCCGGGAGCGTCCCGCTTGGGCAGAACCTCTCCAACCTCCTCCGCCTCGCACTGCTCTACAGGTACGGCGGCGTCTACCTCGACGCCGACGTCGTCGTCCTCAGGCCCTTCTCCGGCCTCCGCAACGTCATCGGCGCGCAGGCCGTGGACGAGGCCACGGGCGACTGGAGGCGGCTGAACAACGCCGTGATGGTGTTCGACAGGGCGCACCCGCTGCTGCGCGAGTTCATCGCCGAGTTCGCCGCCGCGTTCGACGGGAGCAAGTGGGGCCACAACGGGCCGTACCTGGTGTCCCGGGTGGCGGCGAGGCTGCGCCACCGGGGCCCTGGGCTCAACTTGACGGTGCTACCGCCGCGGGCCTTCTACCCCGTGCACTGGAGCAAGATCGGCGGGCTGTTCGTTGCACCCAAGGACAGGAAAGACGAGAGGTGGGTGAAGGCCAAGGTGGAGAACATCAAAGGCGAGAGCTTTGGCATTCACCTATGGAACAGGGAGAGCAGGAGGCTGGAAATGGAGGAGGGGAGTGTCATTGGCAGGTTGATTTCAGACAGCTGCCTGTTCTGCAATTCTTCCATGTTTGTAAAGCAGGAGTAG